From one Anopheles cruzii chromosome 3, idAnoCruzAS_RS32_06, whole genome shotgun sequence genomic stretch:
- the LOC128273295 gene encoding cleavage stimulation factor subunit 1 — protein MKDEQTVEDKNLLKYRDQLYRLMISQLFYDGHHGVAMELTKVVRADPPCPPSDRLMNIFKQATQIEQSKQSNLFDDLPCGLDLEFETEGSTLAPEPASYETAYVTSHKLACRAGCFSADGQLVATGSVDASIKILDVDRMLAKSAPDDADPGREQHAHPVIRTLYDHTDEVSYLEFHPKGRMLASGSRDCTVKLFDISKPSIKKAHKVLGDCVSVRCLTFHPTGDYMAVGTESNVLRIYDIHTAQCFVGAIPSHQHKGSITCVRYAGTGKVLATGSIDGSIKLWDGVSGRCVNTFAQAHDGAEICSLHFTRNGKYLLSSGQDSLVKLWELSTSRCLIAYTGAGTTGKQEHQTQAIFNHTEDYVLFPDEVTTSLCAWNSRNAARCHLMSLGHNGAVRHIVHSPTHSAFLTCSDDYRARFWVRRTNNH, from the exons ATGAAGGACGAACAGACGGTTGAAGACAAAAATCTTCTCAAATACAGAGACCAACTGTACCGACTGATGATCAG CCAACTGTTCTACGATGGTCACCATGGTGTTGCGATGGAGTTGACGAAGGTGGTCCGAGCTGATCCACCGTGCCCACCGAGTGATCGGTTGATGAACATTTTCAAGCAAGCGACTCAGATCGAGCAATCGAAGCAGAGCAATCTGTTCGATGACCTACCGTGCGGATTGGACCTGGAGTTTGAAACCGAGGGCTCAACACTGGCACCGGAGCCGGCTTCCTACGAAACGGCGTACGTTACATCCCATAAGCTCGCATGCCGTGCTGGATGCTTCAGTGCCGATGGGCAGCTGGTGGCAACGGGCAGTGTTGACGCGAGTATAAAGATACTGGACGTTGACCGGATGCTGGCCAAATCGGCCCCAGATGACGCCGACCCGGGCCGAGAGCAGCACGCGCATCCAGTCATCCGCACACTGTACGATCATACGGACGAGGTGTCCTATCTGGAGTTCCATCCTAAAGGAAGAATGCTGGCGTCCGGATCGCGAGACTGTACCGTGAAACTATTCGACATTTCGAAACCATCGATCAAGAAGGCACACAAGGTGCTGGGCGATTGTGTTTCGGTGCGCTGCTTAACGTTTCATCCAACCGGTGACTACATGGCCGTTGGCACCGAAAGCAACGTGCTGCGCATTTACGACATCCACACGGCGCAGTGCTTTGTCGGTGCCATTCCGTCGCACCAGCACAAGGGTTCGATTACGTGCGTGCGGTACGCCGGTACGGGGAAGGTgctcgccaccggcagcataGACGGTTCGATCAAGCTCTGGGATGGTGTAAGTGGTCGCTGTGTCAACACCTTCGCCCAGGCCCACGATGGAGCGGAAATTTGCTCGCTCCACTTCACCCGCAATGGCAAGTATTTGCTGTCATCCGGGCAAGATTCGTTGGTGAAGTTGTGGGAACTGAGCACCAGCCGGTGTCTGATTGCGTACACTGGTGCCGGAACTACGGGCAAGCAGGAGCATCAGACACAGGCCATCTTCAATCACACCGAGGACTATGTGCTGTTTCCCGACGAAGTAACGACTTCCCTGTGCGCCTGGAACTCGCGGAATGCCGCTCGTTGTCATTTGATGTCGTTGGGACACAATGGGGCTGTTCGGCACATCGTCCACTCGCCAACGCATTCCGCGTTCCTCACCTGCTCCGATGACTATCGGGCACGTTTCTGGGTGCGAAGAACTAATAATCACTAG
- the LOC128271627 gene encoding uncharacterized protein LOC128271627, with protein sequence MSETAARLQNHNEEMVKCLNTLRQQRKALEERITTQEKQKAHLRKDIDKLQRALGEVESSIADDTRKLNECSKRLTETEAGYQKVVDTLQLLLLSAKEKGKLPDD encoded by the coding sequence ATGTCGGAAACAGCCGCCCGTTTGCAGAACCACAACGAAGAGATGGTCAAGTGCCTCAATACCTTGCGCCAACAGCGGAAAGCACTCGAGGAGCGGATAACGACGCAAGAGAAACAGAAAGCACACCTTCGGAAGGACATAGATAAATTACAACGAGCGTTGGGCGAGGTGGAAAGTTCGATAGCAGATGATACGCGTAAGCTGAACGAGTGCTCGAAACGGctaacggaaacggaagccggGTACCAGAAAGTGGTAGACACGTTAcaactgttgctgttgtccGCGAAGGAGAAAGGAAAACTTCCCGACGACTGA
- the LOC128271626 gene encoding beta-1,3-galactosyltransferase brn: protein MLPRICVKFKLKYVLATVGSLYMLYFFGAFTHFFEKDFEATFDYPLNGDILSDVYQLRHGQQPARHPINRYNYTYITDCEHKCKEDDRLMAPRLVFIVKSAIEHFDRRAAIRKTWGYERRFSDVKIRTVFVLGRSRIEPNRRLQSLVDLEYSTYRDIIQADFIDEYFNNTIKTMMGFRWAVTYCPRAKFYMFADDDFYVSAKNLLRYVRNPVNYPEYLEETDEALRKLARRLAHTTDNSSASVEAEHRSKDRTKRQLMTEMELPPNVKLFSGFVFRSAPHRHRSSKWYVSLDEYPWDMWPTYVTAGAFLLSHEALFEMYYVSMYTKHFRFDDIFLGIVAMKAGIEPLHSEEFYFHKAPYLGPQSYKYVLATHGYDDLTELTKVWNEVRAAGYA from the exons ATGCTTCCGAGGATTTGTGTGAAATTCAAGCTCAAGTATGtcctggccaccgtcggcagtCTGTACATGCTGTACTTCTTCGGTGCCTTCACACACTTCTTCGAGAAGGACTTCGAGGCAACGTTCGACTACCCGCTGAACGGTGACATCCTGTCGGATGTGTATCAGTTGCGCCATGGCCAGCAACCAGCCCGACACCCGATCAATCGCTACAACTACACCTACATCACGGACTGTGAGCACAAGTGCAAGGAGGACGACCGGCTGATGGCTCCGCGGCTCGTGTTCATCGTAAAGTCCGCCATTGAGCACTTTGATCGCCGTGCGGCGATACGCAAGACGTGGGGCTACGAACGACGGTTCTCGGATGTGAAGATAAGGACCGTGTTTGTGCTGGGCCGATCGCGGATCGAGCCGAACCGACGGCTACAGTCGCTGGTCGATCTCGAGTACAGCACGTACCGAGACATCATTCAGGCCGATTTCATCGACGAGTACTTCAACAATACGATCAAAACGATGATGGGCTTTCGGTGGGCGGTCACCTACTGTCCGAGGGCAAAGTTTTACATGTTTGCTGACGACGACTTCTACGTGTCGGCTAAAAATCTTCTAAGGTACGTTCGGAACCCGGTCAACTATCCCGAGTATCTGGAGGAGACCGACGAAGCACTGCGTAAGCTGGCGCGACGGTTAGCTCACACGACGGACAACAGCAGTGCAAGTGTGGAAGCAGAGCACCGGTCAAAAGATCGCACCAAGAGACAGCTCATGACGGAAATGGAGCTGCCGCCCAACGTGAAGCTGTTCTCGGGGTTCGTGTTCCGttcggcaccgcaccgccaccggagcagcAAGTGGTACGTTTCGCTTGACGAGTACCCGTGGGATATGTGGCCAACGTACGTAACGGCCGGTGCATTTTTGCTCTCTCATGAGGCCCTCTTCGAGATGTACTACGTCAGTATGTACACGAAACATTTTCG GTTTGACGATATCTTTCTAGGAATTGTTGCCATGAAGGCGGGAATTGAGCCGCTCCACTCGGAGGAATTCTACTTCCATAAGGCTCCTTATCTGGGGCCACAAAGCTACAAGTACGTGCTGGCAACGCACGGCTACGACGACTTGACTGAGCTGACCAAAGTGTGGAACGAGGTGCGAGCTGCCGGATACGCGTAG